In Deinococcus aerolatus, the following proteins share a genomic window:
- a CDS encoding GumC domain-containing protein, whose translation MMQSRPPRSDTTSSDLELPQVARLLRRAALPVLGIAALAGVGGYLLSNLQPKVYTATSSLFTEQVGGGSNALNDSMLRPSPLPRGGLQQALHSPAVVKLVVNRLRASEIAPATINKVQRELQAELSTGGFKKLKVELDPNSPSNSSTGNVYILSARADSPELARTLANASVAALQLWDIQRAQRRLEQARAALKLQLDVLDRSAQDGGLSTDDVNRQARAAIARDLAVIGASRQSVAGTLDVIAEAVDPAGPTSPRPKRTAALSALLALLFAGGGAVLLGSRRALVDTRDSDPDDASALYRRETSDARNVTSTVPQR comes from the coding sequence ATGATGCAGAGCCGCCCACCCCGTTCCGATACCACTTCCAGCGACCTCGAGCTTCCGCAGGTGGCCCGTCTGCTGCGCCGCGCCGCCCTCCCTGTGCTGGGGATCGCCGCGCTGGCCGGGGTGGGCGGCTACCTGCTGTCCAATCTTCAGCCCAAGGTGTACACGGCCACCAGCAGCCTGTTTACCGAGCAGGTCGGCGGCGGTAGCAACGCGCTGAACGACAGCATGTTGCGGCCCTCGCCCCTGCCGCGCGGCGGCCTGCAGCAGGCCCTGCACAGCCCGGCGGTGGTCAAGCTGGTGGTCAACCGCCTGCGCGCCTCCGAGATCGCGCCCGCCACGATCAACAAGGTGCAGCGTGAACTGCAGGCCGAGCTGAGCACCGGCGGCTTCAAAAAATTAAAGGTGGAGCTTGACCCCAACAGTCCCAGTAACAGCAGCACCGGCAACGTCTACATCCTCAGCGCCCGCGCCGACTCCCCGGAACTGGCGCGCACCCTGGCCAACGCCAGCGTTGCTGCGCTGCAACTGTGGGACATTCAGCGGGCCCAGCGCCGCCTGGAACAGGCCCGCGCCGCGCTGAAACTGCAGCTTGACGTGCTGGACCGCAGCGCGCAGGACGGCGGCCTGAGCACCGATGACGTCAACCGGCAGGCCCGCGCGGCCATTGCCCGTGACCTGGCCGTGATCGGGGCCTCGCGCCAGAGCGTGGCGGGAACCCTGGATGTCATCGCTGAGGCGGTGGACCCCGCCGGGCCGACGAGCCCACGGCCCAAGCGCACGGCGGCGCTGTCGGCCCTGCTGGCGCTGCTGTTCGCGGGCGGCGGCGCGGTGCTGCTGGGAAGCCGCCGCGCCCTGGTGGACACACGCGACAGTGACCCCGACGACGCCTCGGCGCTGTACCGCCGGGAAACCAGCGACGCCCGCAACGTCACCTCCACTGTGCCGCAGCGCTAA